From a single Candidatus Defluviilinea gracilis genomic region:
- a CDS encoding SDR family oxidoreductase, translating to MTIQDKFKLDGRVALVTGGAGLLGREFCKTLAEAGAKIAVLDLNAASSSGTADSLTQSGFNSLALSADITQPDSVNAAVDNVLSAFGRLDILVNSAALDPKFDADAMKKGVTPGAFEDYPLADWTAALNVNLTGMFLMTQACVKPMLAQGKKGSIINICSTYGLNGPDQRIYIKDGQRVAYKPVYYTVTKAGVLGFTKYLAAYYAGTEIRVNALTPGGIYNDHEDYFEKNYSAKTIMGRMAKKDEMNGALLFLASDASSYMTGNNVVVDGGWTAW from the coding sequence ATGACCATTCAAGATAAATTCAAACTCGACGGGCGCGTTGCCCTCGTCACCGGCGGCGCGGGATTGCTCGGCAGGGAATTTTGCAAGACGCTGGCGGAGGCTGGCGCGAAGATCGCCGTGCTGGATTTAAACGCCGCTTCCTCCTCAGGGACGGCTGATTCACTCACCCAAAGCGGATTCAACTCCCTCGCCCTCTCCGCCGACATCACCCAGCCCGACTCGGTGAACGCCGCAGTGGACAACGTATTATCCGCATTCGGGCGACTCGACATCCTCGTCAACAGCGCCGCGCTCGACCCGAAGTTCGACGCCGACGCGATGAAAAAAGGCGTGACGCCCGGCGCGTTCGAGGATTATCCGCTCGCCGATTGGACCGCCGCGCTCAACGTCAACTTGACCGGCATGTTTTTGATGACTCAAGCCTGCGTCAAGCCGATGCTCGCGCAAGGCAAAAAGGGAAGCATCATCAACATCTGCTCCACCTACGGACTCAACGGACCCGACCAGCGCATTTACATCAAAGACGGTCAGCGCGTGGCGTATAAACCCGTGTATTACACCGTGACCAAAGCCGGCGTGCTGGGCTTCACCAAATATCTCGCCGCCTATTACGCCGGCACGGAGATTCGCGTCAACGCGCTCACGCCGGGCGGAATCTACAACGACCACGAAGACTATTTTGAAAAGAACTATTCCGCCAAAACGATCATGGGACGCATGGCGAAGAAAGATGAAATGAACGGCGCGTTGCTCTTCCTCGCCTCGGATGCTTCCTCGTACATGACGGGCAATAACGTCGTTGTGGATGGCGGATGGACGGCGTGGTGA
- a CDS encoding ClbS/DfsB family four-helix bundle protein: protein MPITKQRTLDYINLEWGTYVERFNRLPKAEQEARLKTVGFESFRDMLAHILAWWEEGMPIIRAIAEEREFERKKYDFDAFNAEAVAKYKSWDEAEFLAHFEKTRQKTEADIQPMNEAVFENRRVKVWADGIFIHHAREHLVVLSRFLTLDLLQNEWAEYIESFNALDEEKKKEFLAKQGFENFHDLVAHIIGWWEEGVRIITGILNSPGFTWTSRDTDSFNVELTKKYASWSDGDLFKHFESVRRAMLDLTASLPDDAFKNADIEGWLNDDVVGHYDEHSI from the coding sequence ATGCCCATCACCAAACAACGCACGTTGGATTACATCAATCTCGAATGGGGAACGTACGTCGAGCGATTCAACCGCCTGCCCAAAGCGGAGCAGGAGGCGCGGCTCAAAACTGTCGGGTTTGAATCGTTCCGCGATATGCTGGCGCACATCCTTGCGTGGTGGGAGGAGGGGATGCCGATCATCCGCGCGATCGCGGAGGAGCGCGAGTTCGAACGGAAGAAATATGATTTCGACGCGTTCAACGCGGAGGCGGTGGCGAAATACAAAAGTTGGGACGAAGCCGAGTTTCTGGCGCACTTCGAGAAGACGCGTCAGAAAACTGAAGCAGACATCCAGCCGATGAATGAAGCGGTGTTCGAGAATCGACGGGTCAAAGTGTGGGCGGACGGCATCTTCATCCATCACGCGCGCGAGCATCTCGTCGTGTTGAGCCGCTTCCTCACGCTGGACTTGTTGCAAAACGAATGGGCGGAGTACATCGAAAGTTTCAACGCGCTCGACGAGGAAAAGAAAAAAGAATTTTTAGCGAAGCAGGGATTTGAAAATTTTCACGACCTGGTCGCGCACATCATCGGTTGGTGGGAGGAAGGCGTGCGCATCATCACGGGGATTCTCAACTCACCAGGCTTCACGTGGACAAGCCGCGACACCGACTCGTTCAATGTGGAGTTGACGAAGAAATACGCTTCATGGTCCGACGGCGACCTGTTCAAGCACTTCGAGTCGGTGCGCCGCGCCATGCTCGACCTGACCGCGTCCCTGCCCGACGACGCGTTTAAGAACGCAGACATCGAAGGCTGGCTCAACGACGATGTGGTCGGGCATTACGATGAACATTCGATATAA
- the folK gene encoding 2-amino-4-hydroxy-6-hydroxymethyldihydropteridine diphosphokinase, whose amino-acid sequence MDEHVVYLALGSNMGNRAANLKEAIASLAPQMEVKARSAVYETDPWGFKEQEKFLNQVVRVETYLKPEQLIKHLKRLEVALGRKESFPNGPRLIDIDILFYDDLVLYSPALTIPHPHLHERAFVLVPLMDIASDLVHPVKKKSIRELALFADVSGVRKLEG is encoded by the coding sequence ATGGATGAACATGTCGTATATCTCGCGCTGGGCTCGAACATGGGCAACCGCGCCGCGAATTTAAAAGAAGCGATCGCGTCGCTTGCCCCGCAAATGGAAGTGAAAGCAAGGTCGGCGGTGTATGAGACCGATCCGTGGGGATTCAAGGAACAGGAAAAATTTCTCAATCAGGTCGTGCGCGTCGAGACGTATCTCAAGCCCGAACAGTTGATCAAACATCTCAAGCGGCTGGAAGTCGCGTTGGGACGGAAAGAGTCGTTCCCGAACGGTCCGCGCCTGATTGACATTGACATTTTGTTCTACGACGATCTCGTGCTGTACTCGCCCGCGCTCACGATTCCGCATCCGCACCTGCACGAACGCGCGTTCGTCCTCGTGCCATTGATGGACATCGCCTCCGACCTTGTGCATCCCGTCAAGAAAAAGTCCATCCGCGAGCTGGCGTTGTTCGCCGACGTGAGTGGGGTGAGGAAGTTGGAAGGATGA
- a CDS encoding bifunctional sulfate adenylyltransferase/adenylylsulfate kinase — protein sequence MSKAKLIAPYGGKLVNLVVEGKEREELLAHAAKLPSIKITTRNLCDLELIATGGFSPLTTFMGKADYDRVLKEMRLADGTLWPLPITLTADPKELPTVGEDLALRNANFDLIAVMTLDEVFHWDPQTEAALAYGSTDTKHPMVSEMGRWNKVCISGHMKVINLPKYYDFVDLRLTPAQVRERLEAMGHDNVVAFQTRNPLHRIHEELTKRAAAQVNGSLLIHPTVGMTKPGDVDHYSRTRTYKALVDNHYDKNSTMLSLLPLAMRMAGPKEVLLHAIIRRNHGANHFVVGRDHAGPGNDSTGKPFYGPYDAQENMKKYESELGVKMVPFEMLVYLPDEDRYVEEKDVPKGAKTANISGTQVREEYLAKGKLLPGWFTRPETAEILRETYPPRHKQGFGIWFTGLSGSGKSATTAVLTSLLLERGRETAILDGDVVRTHLSKGLGFSKEDRDTNILRIGFVAGEIVHAGGIVICAAISPYRATREEARKMVGENFIEIFMDTPVEVCEERDVKGLYAKARQAVADGKPMGFTGVDDPYEPPIKPEITLQGFGATPEDNARIIVKYLEDQGYLNHN from the coding sequence ATGTCGAAAGCCAAACTGATCGCCCCGTATGGGGGAAAACTGGTGAACCTTGTTGTAGAGGGCAAAGAGCGCGAGGAACTTCTCGCCCACGCCGCCAAACTGCCTTCCATCAAGATCACCACGCGCAATCTTTGCGATCTCGAATTGATCGCCACCGGCGGTTTTTCACCGCTGACCACCTTCATGGGCAAAGCGGACTATGACCGCGTGCTCAAAGAGATGCGTCTGGCAGACGGGACCTTGTGGCCCCTCCCCATCACATTGACGGCTGACCCCAAGGAACTGCCGACCGTCGGCGAGGATCTGGCGCTTCGCAACGCCAATTTCGACTTGATCGCCGTAATGACGCTTGACGAAGTCTTTCACTGGGACCCGCAGACCGAAGCCGCGCTCGCCTACGGCTCCACCGACACCAAACACCCGATGGTTTCCGAAATGGGACGCTGGAACAAGGTCTGCATCTCGGGCCACATGAAGGTTATCAACCTTCCCAAATATTACGATTTCGTAGACCTGCGCCTCACCCCGGCGCAGGTGCGCGAACGGCTTGAAGCGATGGGGCACGATAACGTCGTCGCCTTCCAGACCCGCAACCCTCTGCACCGCATCCACGAAGAGTTGACCAAACGCGCGGCGGCTCAAGTGAACGGTTCGCTGTTGATCCACCCCACCGTGGGCATGACCAAGCCCGGCGACGTGGATCACTACTCCCGCACTCGCACGTACAAAGCGCTGGTGGATAATCACTACGACAAGAACAGCACCATGCTCAGTTTGTTGCCGTTAGCCATGCGCATGGCGGGTCCGAAAGAAGTTCTGCTCCACGCCATCATTCGGCGCAACCATGGCGCGAATCATTTCGTGGTCGGGCGCGATCACGCGGGGCCGGGAAATGATTCCACGGGCAAGCCGTTTTACGGTCCGTATGACGCGCAGGAGAACATGAAGAAGTACGAATCCGAGTTGGGCGTCAAGATGGTTCCGTTCGAAATGCTGGTCTATCTTCCCGATGAAGACCGCTACGTGGAAGAGAAGGATGTCCCCAAGGGCGCAAAGACCGCCAACATCTCCGGCACGCAGGTGCGCGAGGAATATCTCGCGAAGGGCAAATTACTGCCGGGCTGGTTCACCCGCCCCGAGACCGCTGAAATCCTGCGCGAAACCTACCCGCCGCGCCACAAACAGGGATTTGGAATCTGGTTCACCGGCTTGAGCGGCTCCGGCAAATCTGCCACCACCGCCGTGCTTACATCCCTGCTCCTCGAACGCGGACGCGAGACCGCCATCCTCGATGGCGACGTAGTGCGCACGCACCTAAGCAAAGGACTCGGCTTCAGCAAGGAAGACCGCGATACCAACATCCTACGCATCGGTTTTGTGGCGGGCGAGATCGTGCACGCGGGCGGCATTGTCATCTGCGCCGCCATCAGCCCCTACCGCGCCACGCGCGAAGAAGCCCGCAAGATGGTGGGCGAGAATTTCATCGAGATCTTCATGGATACACCCGTCGAAGTCTGCGAAGAGCGCGACGTGAAAGGCTTGTATGCCAAGGCGCGTCAGGCAGTGGCAGACGGCAAGCCGATGGGCTTCACCGGCGTGGACGATCCCTACGAGCCGCCGATCAAACCCGAGATCACCCTGCAAGGTTTCGGCGCGACCCCTGAAGATAATGCCCGTATTATCGTCAAGTATCTCGAAGATCAGGGATATTTGAATCACAATTGA
- a CDS encoding acylneuraminate cytidylyltransferase encodes MTESLALIPARGGSKGIPRKNVRNFAGYPLIAWSIAAAKQSRLVTRVIVSTDDEEIASVAREFGAETPFLRPSKFAEDNTTDLPVFEHALAWLAEHENYHPEIVVQLRPTSPIRPRGLVDDAINVLLNHKEADSVRGVVSAGQNPHKMWRISGENGPMKNLLDVPGIAEPYNAPRQILPPIYWQTGHIDAIRAETITKGGSMSGGVIYPIIIDSRYTVDIDNLQDWARYEHLVSTGELDMVTPGKTRRPMPSTIKLVICDFDGVITDNRVWTDQDGHETVVASRADSMRVKQMREIGIDVMILSSEVNTVVAARAKKMGVEAVHGVGLQDKGRQMRDILAEKNIQAEEVVFIGNDWNDLPCFEIAGWAVAVADAYPEVLRAADHVLTKAGGHGAVRELCDLILKARA; translated from the coding sequence ATGACTGAATCACTCGCCCTCATCCCCGCCCGTGGAGGCTCGAAAGGCATCCCGCGCAAGAACGTCCGCAACTTTGCGGGCTATCCGCTCATTGCGTGGAGCATCGCCGCGGCAAAGCAATCGCGCCTCGTCACGCGCGTCATCGTGTCAACGGACGACGAAGAGATCGCGTCGGTGGCGCGCGAGTTCGGCGCGGAGACTCCCTTCCTGCGCCCGTCAAAATTTGCCGAAGATAACACGACCGATCTGCCGGTCTTTGAACACGCTTTGGCGTGGCTGGCGGAACACGAAAACTATCACCCCGAAATCGTTGTGCAACTTCGACCGACTTCGCCCATCCGCCCGCGCGGGTTGGTGGACGACGCGATAAACGTTTTGCTGAATCACAAAGAAGCCGACAGCGTGCGCGGAGTTGTGTCCGCCGGGCAGAACCCGCATAAGATGTGGCGGATCAGCGGCGAGAACGGCCCAATGAAAAATTTATTGGACGTGCCGGGCATTGCCGAGCCATACAACGCGCCGCGACAAATCCTTCCTCCCATCTATTGGCAGACCGGTCACATTGACGCGATCCGCGCGGAGACCATCACCAAAGGCGGCTCGATGAGCGGCGGCGTGATCTATCCCATCATCATCGACTCGCGCTACACGGTGGACATTGACAACCTGCAAGACTGGGCGCGTTACGAACATCTCGTTTCGACGGGCGAGTTGGACATGGTCACGCCGGGCAAAACGCGCCGACCGATGCCTTCCACCATCAAGCTGGTCATCTGTGACTTCGATGGTGTCATCACCGACAACCGCGTGTGGACAGATCAGGATGGGCATGAGACTGTCGTCGCTTCGCGGGCTGACAGCATGCGAGTCAAACAGATGCGCGAGATCGGCATTGACGTGATGATCCTCTCGTCGGAGGTCAACACGGTCGTTGCGGCGCGCGCGAAAAAGATGGGGGTGGAGGCGGTGCATGGGGTGGGGTTGCAGGACAAAGGGCGACAGATGCGAGACATCCTAGCCGAAAAAAATATCCAGGCGGAAGAGGTCGTCTTCATCGGCAACGACTGGAACGACCTCCCATGTTTCGAGATCGCGGGCTGGGCGGTCGCAGTCGCGGATGCGTATCCCGAAGTACTTCGCGCCGCCGATCATGTGTTGACGAAGGCGGGCGGTCACGGCGCGGTGCGCGAGTTGTGCGACCTGATCTTGAAGGCGCGGGCGTGA
- a CDS encoding N-acetylneuraminate synthase family protein has product MTREIKIGNRAVGDAQRAYIIAEIGINHNGDLDIAKKMIDAAVHAGADAVKFQKRTPDVATPPEQKNQMRETPWGYITYLEYRYKVEFDEKQYAEIDRYCREKKIDWMVSVWDEPSVDFMQKFDTPAYKVPSASLTDFNLIRKARATGKPLILSSGMSTMEQIAKGIGIAGEQDLVMMHCTSTYPCEPEELNLKMIETLRAKYPNIPIGYSGHEVGLIPTAIAVAFGACMVERHLTLDRAMWGSDQAASVEPAGFERLVKYIRTTEASLGDGVKKVYASEQGSLKKLRRVVNE; this is encoded by the coding sequence ATGACTCGTGAAATAAAAATTGGAAACCGCGCGGTGGGCGACGCTCAACGCGCGTACATCATCGCCGAGATCGGCATCAATCACAACGGCGACCTCGACATTGCGAAGAAGATGATCGACGCCGCCGTCCACGCCGGCGCGGACGCGGTGAAATTCCAAAAGCGTACACCCGATGTCGCCACGCCGCCCGAACAAAAGAATCAAATGCGCGAGACGCCGTGGGGCTACATCACCTATCTCGAATATCGTTACAAGGTCGAGTTCGACGAAAAACAATACGCCGAGATCGACCGCTATTGCCGCGAAAAGAAAATCGATTGGATGGTCTCGGTCTGGGATGAGCCGTCGGTGGATTTTATGCAGAAGTTCGACACGCCCGCGTATAAAGTCCCCTCCGCTTCTCTCACCGACTTCAACCTGATTCGCAAAGCGCGAGCGACCGGCAAGCCTCTGATCTTGTCGTCGGGCATGTCCACGATGGAGCAGATCGCAAAAGGGATCGGGATCGCGGGCGAGCAAGACCTCGTGATGATGCACTGCACCAGCACCTATCCGTGCGAACCGGAGGAGTTGAACCTCAAGATGATCGAAACGCTCCGCGCAAAATATCCGAATATCCCAATCGGATATTCCGGTCACGAGGTGGGACTCATCCCAACAGCCATTGCCGTCGCGTTCGGCGCGTGCATGGTGGAGCGTCATCTCACATTAGACCGCGCCATGTGGGGCTCCGATCAAGCCGCGAGCGTGGAACCTGCGGGCTTCGAGCGACTCGTGAAATACATCCGCACCACCGAAGCCTCGCTCGGCGACGGCGTGAAAAAAGTGTACGCCTCCGAACAGGGGTCGTTGAAAAAATTGAGAAGGGTTGTGAACGAATAA
- a CDS encoding Gfo/Idh/MocA family oxidoreductase has protein sequence MKFLIAGLGSIGRRHMRNLIALGEKDIVLYRTRKATMPEEELAGFPQETDLQAALEKHKPDAVIVSNPTSLHLDVAIPAAEAGCSLLLEKPLSHSMDRIDELESALKKGGGRVVVGFQFRFHPGMMKAKQLISDGEIGRVISAHVHFGEYLPAWHPWEDYRQGYAARADMGGGVVLTQCHSLDYLPWLVGKVESVWGFTAKLSDLEVDVEDTAKIGLRFENSALGSIHLDYNQQPPAHYFEVVGTKGSLQWNLADGATQIYRAERSHIDNVGEVEGGEKAWEVYQPAPEFERNVMFMDEMKHFIAVARGEVESSCPLEDGINVQRLIGAVLASSNSGTRIKISTQ, from the coding sequence ATGAAATTCTTAATCGCAGGTCTCGGTTCCATCGGTCGCCGCCACATGCGGAATCTCATCGCATTGGGCGAGAAGGATATTGTTTTATATCGTACGCGCAAGGCGACCATGCCCGAGGAAGAGTTGGCAGGATTCCCTCAAGAAACTGACTTGCAAGCCGCGCTCGAAAAACACAAGCCCGACGCAGTCATCGTTTCGAATCCCACGTCGCTTCATCTTGATGTCGCCATCCCCGCCGCGGAAGCGGGATGCTCGCTGTTGCTGGAGAAGCCACTCTCGCATTCGATGGATCGGATTGACGAACTCGAGTCCGCGCTCAAGAAGGGCGGCGGACGCGTCGTCGTCGGATTCCAATTTCGTTTTCATCCAGGGATGATGAAAGCCAAGCAGTTGATCTCGGATGGCGAGATCGGACGTGTGATCTCGGCGCATGTACATTTCGGCGAATACCTGCCCGCATGGCATCCGTGGGAGGACTATCGTCAAGGCTACGCGGCGCGCGCCGACATGGGCGGGGGCGTTGTGTTGACTCAATGTCACTCGCTCGATTATCTTCCGTGGCTGGTCGGGAAAGTCGAATCCGTTTGGGGATTCACCGCTAAACTCAGCGACTTGGAAGTGGACGTGGAAGACACGGCGAAGATCGGTCTGCGGTTTGAGAATAGTGCGCTGGGAAGCATCCATCTCGATTACAACCAACAACCGCCCGCGCATTATTTTGAAGTAGTCGGTACGAAAGGCTCGTTGCAGTGGAATCTCGCAGATGGCGCGACGCAGATCTATCGCGCTGAGCGGAGTCACATTGATAACGTAGGCGAAGTCGAAGGGGGGGAAAAGGCTTGGGAGGTGTACCAGCCCGCCCCTGAGTTTGAACGCAACGTCATGTTCATGGACGAGATGAAACATTTCATCGCCGTCGCGCGCGGCGAGGTTGAGTCGTCTTGTCCGCTGGAGGATGGGATCAATGTCCAACGGTTGATCGGCGCTGTTTTGGCTTCCAGCAATTCGGGGACTCGAATTAAAATATCAACACAATGA
- a CDS encoding phospholipid carrier-dependent glycosyltransferase produces MPPRDSLRLVSFFSLFLIVVTGTFLALRATPEGLGLSDDSIAYIAGARSLLAGDGYREAWLATNGYVTHFPPGFPSALTFLGWFGLDPLRGARFLNAILFGLNAGLVGILVWRTTPSLTAGLIAAGLFVLNGEMLQVHAVAMSEPLFIFFSLVSLWTFDLSFESLLYYAGEKTSEIEGRLKRWRRRNESSAWLIASGVCAGLAYLTRYSGLALVAALLVALIVLHTSWRKRLGGMILFLEGFIPLAAVWALRNHWVAGNATNRSLAWHPLTQENIETGLRVFADFSIPVTGWFKALAKAPGVFEAIAVLILGGALVWTALEAWKFFTKQKQPSLREGSGFIIPLITGLFLFAYLASTVASMTLFDAATKFKLRIVAPVFVCLFILLVCALIWLRKRNFVLATLIAVAALGASFFKQVNTVNTWSKSGLGFASFQWYDSEAMTFLRELPEDVAIFTNEPGAVYLYTGRGALVLPSGYDSARAESIPGFEEGVERMQAEINAGRAVLAIFDDGANIAGEVDALTAGLNLAHKSQGDSIYTHQP; encoded by the coding sequence ATGCCTCCCCGCGACTCACTCCGCCTCGTTTCTTTTTTCAGCCTGTTCTTGATCGTCGTAACCGGGACCTTTCTCGCGCTTCGAGCCACGCCCGAGGGGCTGGGGCTATCCGACGATTCGATCGCATACATTGCGGGTGCGCGGAGTTTGCTGGCGGGGGATGGGTATCGCGAAGCATGGCTTGCCACGAACGGATACGTTACACACTTCCCCCCCGGCTTTCCCTCCGCATTGACGTTTCTCGGTTGGTTCGGTCTCGACCCGTTGCGCGGCGCGCGATTCCTCAACGCGATTCTATTCGGGTTGAACGCCGGGCTGGTTGGCATTCTCGTCTGGCGCACAACGCCTTCGCTCACGGCGGGGCTGATCGCCGCCGGGTTGTTCGTTTTGAATGGGGAAATGCTTCAAGTGCATGCTGTGGCAATGAGCGAGCCGCTCTTCATTTTCTTTTCGCTCGTATCGCTGTGGACGTTCGACCTCTCTTTTGAAAGCCTGCTGTATTACGCGGGCGAAAAAACGAGCGAGATCGAAGGGCGCCTCAAACGCTGGCGACGGCGGAACGAAAGCTCGGCTTGGCTGATCGCTTCCGGTGTTTGCGCCGGGCTGGCGTACCTTACGCGCTATTCCGGGCTGGCGCTGGTCGCCGCGCTCCTCGTCGCATTGATCGTCCTACACACCAGTTGGAGGAAACGCCTGGGCGGCATGATCCTGTTTCTGGAGGGCTTCATCCCTCTGGCGGCAGTTTGGGCGTTGCGCAATCATTGGGTCGCCGGCAATGCGACCAATCGTTCGCTGGCATGGCATCCGCTTACACAAGAGAATATTGAAACAGGCTTGCGCGTCTTTGCCGATTTTTCCATCCCAGTGACGGGATGGTTCAAAGCGCTGGCAAAAGCGCCGGGCGTGTTCGAAGCCATTGCAGTTCTCATCCTCGGCGGCGCGTTGGTATGGACGGCGCTCGAAGCGTGGAAATTCTTCACGAAACAGAAACAACCATCCCTGAGAGAGGGAAGCGGGTTCATCATCCCGCTCATCACCGGGCTCTTCTTGTTCGCCTACCTCGCCTCAACCGTCGCATCCATGACCCTCTTCGATGCCGCAACAAAATTCAAATTGAGAATCGTTGCGCCGGTCTTTGTCTGTTTATTCATTTTGCTGGTATGCGCCCTCATCTGGCTTCGCAAAAGAAATTTCGTGTTGGCGACGCTGATCGCCGTTGCGGCGCTCGGCGCTTCATTTTTCAAACAGGTCAACACCGTCAACACATGGTCGAAGAGCGGATTGGGTTTCGCGTCTTTCCAATGGTACGATTCGGAGGCGATGACATTTTTGCGCGAACTGCCCGAGGATGTTGCCATCTTCACCAACGAGCCCGGCGCGGTGTATTTGTATACCGGGCGCGGCGCGTTGGTGTTGCCCAGCGGTTATGATTCGGCGCGCGCCGAATCCATTCCGGGGTTTGAAGAAGGCGTCGAGCGCATGCAGGCGGAGATCAACGCGGGACGCGCCGTGCTTGCCATCTTCGACGACGGCGCAAACATCGCCGGCGAAGTGGACGCGCTGACCGCAGGTTTGAACCTCGCGCACAAATCGCAAGGCGATTCGATCTACACACATCAACCGTAA
- a CDS encoding sulfotransferase, which produces MLERGLMELLARIKSAARILLKGEPKKKSRNAIPAITREEVDEVKQFFPREKFFILGHARSGTTLLMRLARLHPDVHCNYQAHFFTRKPLLKALVDSPEMEEWLTRKSNRWNHARDLSPLVLRAAADFIMERDAAREGKRIVGDKSPSSTIHGAAVRDMRAIYPDAKLVYIVRDGRDVLISERFRNFVEDSKFLSAEDKRIIADLRTDSASFSDGRRSIFTESFIRRVAKGWVTNLQETDDEARKLYGKNYFSLRYEDLLNNPFKEMSRLWKFLGVKTIHKSLEKKIQAEMTSNPDEEWQAKRDEGIASFLPKGQAGNWQRLFSAKDRYVFKEVAGEMLVKWKFEKDLDW; this is translated from the coding sequence ATGCTCGAACGAGGTCTCATGGAATTGCTTGCCCGAATCAAATCCGCCGCCCGAATTCTCCTCAAAGGCGAACCGAAAAAGAAAAGCCGCAACGCCATCCCTGCCATCACGCGCGAGGAAGTGGACGAGGTAAAACAATTCTTCCCGCGCGAAAAATTTTTCATCCTCGGTCATGCGCGTTCTGGCACCACGCTCCTCATGCGCCTCGCGCGTCTGCATCCCGACGTGCATTGCAACTATCAGGCGCACTTCTTCACGCGCAAGCCGCTGTTGAAGGCGCTGGTCGATTCGCCTGAAATGGAGGAGTGGCTCACGCGCAAGTCGAATCGCTGGAATCATGCGCGCGATCTTTCGCCGCTTGTCCTCCGCGCCGCCGCCGATTTCATCATGGAACGCGACGCGGCGCGCGAAGGCAAACGCATCGTCGGCGACAAGAGCCCCTCGTCCACGATTCACGGCGCGGCGGTGCGCGACATGCGCGCGATCTACCCCGACGCGAAACTCGTCTACATCGTCCGCGATGGACGCGATGTGCTGATCTCGGAACGCTTTCGGAATTTTGTGGAGGACTCCAAATTTTTGTCCGCGGAAGACAAACGCATCATTGCGGATCTTCGGACTGATTCCGCTTCGTTCAGCGACGGACGCCGTTCGATCTTCACCGAGTCGTTCATCCGCCGCGTGGCGAAGGGATGGGTGACCAACCTGCAAGAGACCGACGACGAAGCGCGAAAACTGTACGGCAAAAACTATTTTAGTCTGCGCTACGAGGATTTGCTGAACAATCCGTTCAAGGAAATGTCTCGTTTGTGGAAATTTCTCGGCGTGAAGACGATTCACAAATCGCTGGAGAAGAAGATTCAAGCCGAGATGACATCCAATCCCGATGAGGAGTGGCAGGCAAAACGGGATGAGGGAATCGCGTCCTTCCTCCCGAAGGGACAGGCTGGCAATTGGCAGAGATTATTTTCCGCGAAGGATAGATACGTGTTCAAAGAGGTCGCGGGTGAGATGCTGGTGAAATGGAAGTTTGAAAAGGATTTGGATTGGTGA